From Corynebacterium frankenforstense DSM 45800, the proteins below share one genomic window:
- the cobA gene encoding uroporphyrinogen-III C-methyltransferase, with amino-acid sequence MVSPTVPEDNPEVPATRGRVTLVGGGPGAWDLITVRGMHALQDADVILTDHLGPTAELDRLCDTAGKEIVDVAKLPYSRKVAQETTNRLMVEHARAGRNVVRLKGGDPFVFGRGSEEVRACARAGVACTVVPGVTSAVAVPAAVGVPVTERGVVHSFTVVSGHLAPGDARSLVDWHALAAAGGTVCVIMGVRHAAEIAAALAEGGMAAGTPACVIQEGTTARERVFYCTLGTLGETMERERVASPAVYVIGEVAARR; translated from the coding sequence ATGGTTTCCCCCACGGTGCCGGAAGACAACCCTGAAGTGCCCGCCACGCGCGGTCGCGTCACCCTCGTCGGCGGCGGTCCCGGAGCCTGGGACCTGATCACCGTGCGCGGCATGCACGCGCTCCAGGACGCCGACGTCATCCTCACCGACCACCTCGGCCCCACCGCCGAGCTGGACCGGCTGTGCGACACGGCGGGAAAAGAGATTGTCGACGTCGCGAAGTTGCCGTATTCGCGCAAGGTCGCCCAGGAGACCACGAACCGTCTCATGGTGGAGCACGCCCGGGCGGGCAGGAACGTCGTGCGCCTCAAGGGCGGCGACCCCTTCGTCTTCGGGCGCGGTTCCGAGGAGGTGCGCGCGTGTGCGCGCGCCGGGGTCGCCTGCACGGTGGTGCCCGGCGTGACCAGTGCGGTGGCCGTGCCCGCCGCCGTGGGCGTGCCCGTCACCGAGCGCGGGGTGGTGCACTCCTTCACCGTCGTCAGCGGGCACCTCGCCCCGGGTGACGCGCGCAGCCTGGTCGACTGGCACGCGCTGGCCGCCGCCGGCGGCACCGTCTGCGTGATCATGGGCGTGCGCCACGCCGCCGAGATCGCCGCCGCCCTCGCCGAGGGCGGTATGGCCGCCGGCACCCCGGCGTGCGTGATCCAGGAGGGCACCACCGCCCGCGAGCGCGTCTTTTACTGCACCCTGGGCACGCTGGGGGAGACGATGGAGCGCGAGCGGGTCGCCTCCCCGGCCGTCTACGTCATCGGCGAGGTCGCCGCCCGGCGGTGA
- a CDS encoding ABC transporter substrate-binding protein: MFPKRLALITAVCASGALLAACGGEGAQEETTTSSATATETTQTTETTEAAPDHVERLTAAVPELRGVPEFAQKVADSEAVREAADDVAIDTWADDSETDHLLADGEHDIVVAPVQKAARAFHEGADIRLAGATFWQPLVVAGLGETPEDPNDASQWTGELAGEKIATALPEDSVPTLALRHILDRNELQDTEIMHVADTAAAQAAVDEGEAAAMLTYAATDTDLNHLFKLQDEWARTTGSLPRLPSLGVIVTADFAEEHRDVVRTVVRAASDEAGEDRELLPGREVSSELGRFYENIGQTAEDVIGARTIDPEFFLKRRA; the protein is encoded by the coding sequence ATGTTCCCCAAGCGTCTCGCACTGATCACCGCCGTCTGCGCCTCCGGGGCCCTCCTCGCCGCCTGCGGCGGTGAGGGCGCCCAGGAGGAGACCACGACGTCCTCCGCGACCGCCACCGAGACCACCCAGACCACCGAGACCACCGAGGCCGCCCCCGACCACGTCGAGCGGCTCACCGCCGCCGTGCCCGAGCTGCGCGGCGTGCCCGAGTTCGCGCAGAAGGTCGCCGACAGCGAGGCGGTGCGCGAGGCCGCCGACGACGTCGCGATCGACACCTGGGCCGACGATTCCGAGACCGACCACCTGCTGGCCGACGGCGAGCACGACATCGTCGTCGCCCCGGTGCAGAAGGCCGCGCGCGCCTTCCACGAGGGCGCGGACATCAGGCTGGCGGGCGCCACCTTCTGGCAGCCGCTGGTGGTCGCCGGTCTCGGCGAGACCCCCGAGGACCCGAACGACGCCTCGCAGTGGACCGGCGAGCTGGCCGGCGAGAAGATCGCCACCGCCCTGCCCGAGGACTCGGTGCCGACGCTGGCGCTGCGCCACATCCTCGACCGCAACGAGCTGCAGGACACCGAGATCATGCACGTGGCGGACACCGCCGCCGCGCAGGCCGCCGTCGACGAGGGCGAGGCCGCCGCGATGCTGACCTACGCCGCCACCGACACCGACCTCAACCACCTGTTCAAGCTGCAGGACGAGTGGGCGCGCACCACCGGCTCGCTGCCGCGGCTGCCCTCGCTGGGTGTCATCGTCACCGCGGACTTCGCCGAGGAGCACCGCGACGTGGTGCGCACCGTCGTGCGCGCGGCCTCCGACGAGGCCGGCGAGGACCGCGAGCTGCTGCCCGGCCGCGAGGTCTCCTCGGAGCTCGGCCGCTTCTACGAGAACATCGGCCAGACCGCCGAGGACGTCATCGGCGCGCGCACGATCGACCCCGAGTTCTTCCTCAAGCGCCGCGCCTGA
- the mqo gene encoding malate dehydrogenase (quinone): MSETAKITDEVDVALIGAGIVSTTLGAMLRELQPDWTQMVLERLDGPALESSSPWNNAGTGHSALCELNYTPEKNGLLDITKAVNINEKFQVSRQFWSHQVEHGVLGDPKEFINPVPHVSLAQGQEQVDYLRRRYDTLREHTLFPGMQFTDDKDVFSEKLPLMAKGRDFSEPVAISWTEAGTDINYGALTRQFVAHAEKAGTEFRYGHEVTRIRPDGDKWIVYYKNVHTGDRKAVRANFVFVGAGGYALDLLRSAGLNEVRGIAGFPISGMWLRCTNPELIEQHRAKVYGKARVGAPPMSVPHLDTRVIDGEKGLLFGPYGGWTPKFLKKGSYLDLFKSIRPDNIPSYLGVAVQEFDLTKYLISEVTKNFDARMETLREYMPTAEGKDWELIVAGQRVQVIRPAPAPRFGSLEFGTAVINNSEGSIAGLLGASPGASIAPAAMLELLERCFGERMIDWSDKLHELIPSYGRKFAVEPELFAETWERTQNTLQLNR, encoded by the coding sequence GTGTCAGAAACCGCAAAGATCACCGACGAGGTCGATGTCGCACTCATCGGTGCGGGCATCGTGAGTACGACGCTCGGCGCGATGCTCCGGGAGCTGCAGCCCGACTGGACCCAGATGGTCCTGGAGCGCCTCGACGGCCCGGCCCTCGAGTCGTCCTCGCCCTGGAACAACGCGGGCACCGGCCACTCGGCCCTGTGCGAGCTGAACTACACCCCGGAGAAGAACGGCCTGCTGGACATCACCAAGGCCGTCAACATCAACGAGAAGTTCCAGGTCTCGCGTCAGTTCTGGAGCCACCAGGTCGAGCACGGCGTGCTGGGCGACCCGAAGGAGTTCATCAACCCGGTCCCGCACGTCTCGCTGGCGCAGGGCCAGGAGCAGGTCGACTACCTGCGCCGCCGCTATGACACCCTGCGTGAGCACACCCTCTTCCCGGGCATGCAGTTCACCGACGACAAGGACGTCTTCTCGGAGAAGCTGCCGCTGATGGCCAAGGGCCGCGACTTCTCCGAGCCGGTCGCCATCTCCTGGACCGAGGCCGGCACCGACATCAACTACGGTGCCCTGACCCGCCAGTTCGTCGCCCACGCCGAGAAGGCCGGCACCGAGTTCCGCTACGGCCACGAGGTCACCCGCATCCGTCCGGACGGCGACAAGTGGATCGTGTACTACAAGAACGTCCACACCGGCGACCGCAAGGCCGTGCGCGCCAACTTCGTCTTCGTCGGTGCCGGCGGCTACGCGCTGGACCTGCTGCGCTCCGCCGGCCTCAACGAGGTCCGCGGCATCGCCGGCTTCCCGATCTCCGGCATGTGGCTGCGCTGCACCAACCCGGAGCTCATCGAGCAGCACCGCGCCAAGGTCTACGGCAAGGCCCGCGTCGGCGCCCCGCCGATGTCCGTGCCGCACCTGGACACCCGCGTCATCGACGGGGAGAAGGGCCTGCTGTTCGGCCCCTACGGCGGCTGGACCCCGAAGTTCCTCAAGAAGGGTTCCTACCTGGACCTGTTCAAGTCGATCCGCCCGGACAACATCCCCAGCTACCTGGGTGTGGCCGTCCAGGAGTTCGACCTGACCAAGTACCTGATCAGCGAGGTCACCAAGAACTTCGACGCGCGCATGGAGACCCTGCGCGAGTACATGCCGACCGCCGAGGGCAAGGACTGGGAGCTCATCGTCGCCGGCCAGCGCGTGCAGGTCATCCGCCCCGCGCCGGCCCCGCGCTTCGGCTCCCTGGAGTTCGGCACCGCCGTGATCAACAACTCCGAGGGCTCCATCGCCGGTCTGCTCGGCGCCTCCCCGGGCGCCTCCATCGCCCCGGCGGCGATGCTGGAGCTGCTCGAGCGCTGCTTCGGCGAGCGCATGATCGACTGGTCCGACAAGCTGCACGAGCTCATCCCGTCCTACGGCCGCAAGTTCGCCGTCGAGCCGGAGCTCTTCGCCGAGACCTGGGAGCGCACCCAGAACACGCTGCAGCTCAACCGCTGA
- a CDS encoding alpha/beta fold hydrolase — protein sequence MTDTMWQPWAPDILGPDFESATLRLGPDPDGEGEAVATLVRRTPVTDGPAVLWIHGMTDYFFQDHLAAHLAEAGYAFYALDLRKCGRSHRRGQRWHYTSDLRHYHPELTAALDHVAARHPSVVPMAHSTGGLIAVLWFDWLRRARPELARRVAGMVLDSPWLALQYGARSPLIAGAAHVLGRLRPGMALPGGDLNAYGESIAADWDFDERYKPVAGTPKYAGWLLAVVRGMEQLRGGLDLHLPVLTLTSDRSWLGRPYSAASDTADTVLDVEAIWPVAESLGDAAEVVPVPGARHDVYLSLPLALEQALTETTGFLDRVTGGDDTDAAGPGSADDTAR from the coding sequence ATGACCGACACGATGTGGCAACCGTGGGCCCCCGACATCCTCGGCCCGGACTTCGAGAGCGCGACGCTGCGCCTCGGCCCCGACCCCGACGGCGAGGGCGAGGCGGTGGCCACGCTCGTGCGGCGCACCCCCGTCACCGACGGCCCGGCGGTGCTGTGGATCCACGGCATGACCGACTACTTCTTCCAGGACCACCTGGCCGCCCACCTGGCCGAGGCCGGCTACGCCTTCTACGCGCTGGACCTGCGCAAGTGCGGCCGCTCCCACCGCCGCGGGCAGCGCTGGCACTACACCAGCGACCTGCGCCACTACCACCCGGAGCTGACCGCTGCGCTCGATCACGTCGCCGCCCGGCACCCGAGCGTCGTGCCGATGGCGCACTCGACCGGCGGGTTGATCGCCGTGCTCTGGTTCGACTGGCTGCGCCGGGCCCGCCCGGAGCTGGCCCGCCGGGTCGCGGGCATGGTCCTGGACAGCCCGTGGCTGGCGCTGCAGTACGGCGCGCGCAGCCCGCTGATCGCCGGGGCGGCCCACGTGCTCGGCCGGCTGCGCCCGGGCATGGCGCTGCCCGGCGGCGACCTCAACGCCTACGGCGAGTCCATCGCCGCCGACTGGGACTTCGACGAGCGCTACAAGCCCGTGGCCGGCACCCCGAAGTACGCGGGCTGGCTGCTGGCGGTCGTGCGCGGCATGGAGCAGCTGCGCGGCGGGCTCGACCTGCACCTGCCGGTGCTCACGCTCACCTCGGACCGCTCCTGGCTGGGCCGTCCCTACTCGGCGGCGTCGGACACGGCGGACACCGTCCTCGACGTCGAGGCCATCTGGCCGGTGGCCGAGTCCCTGGGCGACGCCGCCGAGGTGGTCCCCGTGCCGGGGGCCCGCCACGACGTCTACCTCTCCCTGCCGCTGGCTCTGGAGCAGGCGCTGACCGAGACCACCGGCTTCCTCGACCGCGTCACCGGCGGCGATGACACCGACGCGGC